ccaacaactctgtcaatgtcttccgtagcacgagcagttcatcccttgacatattataaagggggccccatggaggttcaggggtcgttccatcagcattcttattgagttcaatcttatggtcgatgtttggtcctcgatgtggtggttgcttgtcagcttccttccggtcaaatactgataggaatttatggtaatgaggtggtagtttggtgcgggggtctgtcggcaatttgggtcgtaatgctttctcaatatcctttaaacttgcggcgaaaatctgtacactgctgtcctttttcttttgtcggttccatagtgcaaaagcgttcgccccaatgggctggatatccattcgtggttgatcttccatgctgctaacaacaatgccattggtgaagcgcaatttcgggccattcgggtcgataaacacttgttggtcgtctatccatgcgaggcctaaaatcatgtcgagtcccctacccagtttaggaacgacatacagccatgcagtgttttggtggtttccccccacgttcaatgagattttcgctacttcctttatacaatcatctgttgggcccttgtagtcatCGATagctcgtggtttgatggtcacacgctccagttgatgttttcgggtaaaattctcagaaaccataccatatgtagtacaaccggtgtccactaaagttctgctgacctgttctccattgactaatgcagatactctgaattcaggtctgtcaaacttgactctttttcggaagtcgttccactccttctgaaggtctatctgagctgttggggccggtcgccacgtaggtagatccatcaactgtttGTGACGCTCCTGCGAGAGACTTTtcgcaggagctattcttttcccaacTGTGTTTCTCTGGGGCtcctctcatcttcatcattctccAACTTTGGAGCAACCTGGGTCTTTGAAACGTGTGTGCGTTGGGGTGCATTGTACGGGCATTTGCTTATGAAATGGCCTGATGCCCCACAGCGAATACAGAGGTTCTGCTccttccttgcatttatttCCTCACTGGGGACCCATTTGGCAGTCTGTCGCGGACGGTGGCGGGAGATAGTGGGTGTCCAGTCCATTTGGTCGCCTTGTGGGGTGGTCACTGGTGGTGCCGGGTTGGTGTTGAAGCTTGATGGGTTGGGATTATTGGCCCGACGGTTAGCATTGTTATGCTGTAGGGTCCGTGATCGGCTGGCATTCTTCTCCATGCGGTCCGCAATGAGCTGGAGTTGAACAACATATTCTGAAaagttttccttcttttcaacgGTGACCAATCGGTCGTTCATTTCATGATTCAATGCATTGTCAAGGTAAGACCGCTTGACCTCATTATCCCAATCGTAACctccagcttccatgagCAGTCGGTTGAATTCATTGAGTAAGGTGGCGAAAGGCTTGTTGGCTTGCTTTAGGTTCCCTAGGGCACGGACGGCTCGTTCACGGAGGTTACGGTCCTTAAAATTGAAGTCAAGGTGATTCAGAAAGTCTTTTAAGGTCTGTTCTGTGACAGTATCCATATCTCCAGCGTAGTGGTCCATCCAGGGGAGGACCTGGGCTGCAGCAGAGCCGGTTAGTCGACTGAAAGCATACCAGATGCGATCATAAGCACTGCCGATTGCATCCTTGTCGATGTTTAGTTTCGCACGCAATTTACTGATGAACTGTGGGTAGAGGCTTCGGTCAGAGTTGTCGTATGGTTCAGTGTCTCCAATCTTAGGCCTAGGACGCCTAAGGGAGTCAGTTGTTGAAGGTGTTGGTTCGCTTCGGGGTGGTGAGGTCCGCTGAGCTGGTCGAACATTCTGTAGCTCCCGTTCCATTTCGGCCATTCGAGTCCTCATGGACTCAACCATCGCTGCAAGATCATCTTCCATGTTGGGACTGTTCATAGTGTCGCTTTCAACGTCGTCAGGCGTGTAAGTTACCATTAGATAACAGTTGCTCGATCTCAATTTCCAATGGCTTCAATCCGTTGTGTTTTTTCGTTGTGTTCAACCGTGATGCATCCAATGTATCTAATGTCCgtcgccaatgtattcgatgtccgatatgtccaatgtattcgatgtgtccaatgtattcgatgtcgccaatgtattcgatgtcgccaatgtattcgatgtgtccaatgtattcgatgtgtccaatgtattcgatgtgtccagtgtatccgatgtttccaatgtgttcgatgtttcctgtgtatccgatgtttccaatgtgttcgatgtacgatgtacgatccgttgtcCGTTCAATCCAATaggtaatccgttgttcgaTAAATTAAGTAAATAGATGAGAAaggaacgagttctaatgtaatgggccgaagccttgctatctaatatatagatatgtacaaaagaactcgttggggaaaggaaagaaagaaagaaagacacgctggcggtggatttatatactcgtgatcaggtgatctacgatcacctgacttcggcacgctcttgtgaatagcttcaatcgagaaccatttatggttcgaggtgcctttcgggcctagcccgttacacccTGGTCTGGTATATATAGCCGGTTCTGGTAGAGTAATAGCTATCCATCTCTGGTCCATGCAGGATCTCTCAGACGCTAGCTGTATAGCATATTTGATTATTTTGGCCTGTTTGGCATAGGACATTCACTGTGCATCGCTTAAACCCCTTGCACACACTAAATAGCTCATCGCCGGCAGGCCtgcctctttcctttctctcctcaTGTTAGAATTTCGTCAcatagtctaccaatagaTTCCTATTGCTCGAGACCTTCACAGCTACAACCACTTGGACAAACTAGGCAACTTGGACTCACTAGACTGTGCGTTTTAATAGATCGCATAGATCATAGAGTCTACATGTATGTAATTTTTGCATTGAAATGTGGTCAAGAAATAAATGGAGAGACTCTATTTGCTTCACTGAATGTTCTCAAGTCAGTCCAGAGCACTTATGACTTTAGATGTAAAAGGACACCTGCTTTCTCTGTCTCTGCAGCCAGCTTTTCACACTGCTCCTTGTACAGACTATCTGCATCTCTAGGGTAGGACAGGTAAATTTTTTCAAGTGCAGGCACCTGATCATCTTTCCTAGCAGCAAGGTCACAGAACAAGGCGTCAAGAGCCTTCTCATGGTGGCTTTTTCCGTGCGACACTAGGGAAAGCTTAGAGACCGAAGCAGGTATAAGATCACTGAGAAGCAGTTCATGGCTTGCTGATGCAGCAGATGTAAGATTGCACATTGGTTCAAGCTTTTGCAGATTCTGGAAGCCACATATCGATACCTTTCCAGGAACGATTGATCCATGTAGTTCACCAATGCGGATGGATAGCTCCTCCAGATGGCCCCCAACCTCATTCTCAATGGCCATAATAAACTGGCAGAGATCCCAGTCTTGAAAGCCAACATTTCGTCCTGCCTTATGCGAGTACGTCAATATTCTGAGGCGTGGTGTGTTTTTAAGAAAGTCTGCAATAGCAGCCCCGTCAATGGAAGCGTGAGAGATATCAATCACTTCAACAGCTGCTTCAAAGCCACTATCCAGAAACTTGGACATGATATTGCTGTGACCACCAATGCCTACACAGTTGAGGCCGCAGAAAGACTGGACGTGTGGCAGTGCCAGGAACGGAATTGCCCAAGATATATTGAATCTTAGCTCACTTGTGCGCCTGACGGATGCTTCAAATTCACTGACTTGGGCGAGACTAGGTCTATCATAAGGGAGACAGGGCTGCCTAGCTTTATGAATAACAACATCAAGGAGCTTGTCGGCTGCAGCAATTGGTTTCCACCATCTAGGCAGCTTAAATGTCTTGACATTAGGTAGGAGTGTCAGAGCAAAAGCTGCAGCATGTTGGGAGTAACAACCAGCATCAAGATCCTCTTCAATTGCAGCCCAATATGTCCTCCAGTCAAGACCTGCTTCCTTCAGGTAGGAAGAATTGGCAAGTAGTTCAATCACGGCTCCATCATGGTTGACGTTTGTTGCGATTTCACGGTCTTTGTCCTGGTGAATAGACTGTCATTCTCGAAGTCTGCCTCTTGAATGTAATGGGCTATAACTGGCTCGACAGCAATGAGTGCAATCAAGTTGAACGCTGAGCAGGCTGTGTAGGCAGGGGTATCAGCGACCAAGTGAAGTCCACTTTTGACTACTTGATCTGTTTTGTAGTACAAGAAGCTCCGAAAATGAAAGCGCAATATATTGTAATGTTCGATGAATGGTGCACAGAGTGTATAGACATGCTTGGAAGTCAATGCCAGGCCCTCAAACCCCTCTGGCAAGGTATGCGCGATGATATTTTCCAGAATTTCATTTGGCAGGCGTTCGAATACCATTGTGATTTTTTTGGGAAAGAAAATGCCAGTCAGCCAAAAGTAGATTGGTGGTGTGTGTATAAGGTACAGAGTGTCTATCTATTTTTAACGTCGGGGGCGATGCCCAAGGCTTTCCATGGAAAAACCGTGGTCCCGGCGCGGGACGCAGGCTGTTAGGGTTCTCTAGCTTTCTTTAGATGTATACTAACTAAATTCGGTAAGATCTCAACCGCCCCCATATATCAATCAGCCTTGCTGCATCTCACTCCCACGGCTAAACGCCTACCTTGGAAGGATTAGCCTAGGGTGGCTTGGCTCATGATCCTACTTACTTCTTCGACAGCGCCCACGACGAAACCACCTCTCAAAGACATAACAGAGCACCTCGACAGGCCCTCTGCTGATGGGTCTACAGGAATCAGAATCGAGTTCGAGAGTCCATCATTCTTCTATATTATCAATGACAAATGTAGCTTGGATGACACGAATGCAGCAAAGAAATATCTTGTTGGAGGCTGCAAGGGCACAAACTGGATGTTGACAGCAGACACTGGCAGCAATGCCGGAACTGTTTGCAGAGTACATTTTGGATGGCCAAAGATCAAGCTTGGGAAAAGAAATGCTGCAAAGGCTGCTAAAGCAGCAGCGGACTATCTGGTAAGGTAAGTGCAGTCGCAGCTCATATTGACGCCTATTATAGTAAGATTGTGTCAGATTGAATGGAAGCCATGGACTGGAGAGTGGCCAGTTCACCTTAACATCGACAAAAATAAGTGCAATCATGGAAGATTGATGGCCCAAGCAAGAGGAGTAAGCCAGAGGACTAGGACTGGCAGCCGCAAGTCACTGCGCCAATGGCCCTTGAGGGACTTTATGAGATTATGAAAGGCCATGCCACAGGCACCAGAGATTTGCACATCCTTGATGGAATGCCTAACGGAAAGAACTATTTCACTCTGGTTACAAAGGAATTCTTCCAATCAAACCCAAACTGCATTGGAAAGGACGACGCTACTGATGATGTGCTTGCATTCACCTCCCTGGTCTTGTCGTACGCCAAAGCCGTGAGTGACGATCTGAAGGCAGACAAGAGCCCTAAGCTGCGTACTGCATTCATGCCCAGAACCGATTTCAACACTTTCTTCAAACAAGTCGAGTCAAAGCTTCCTGGTAATgacctttctctctcttcaaCATTTTCGCCTGCTACAAGACAAACAACAAAGGCCAGGTTTCGTAAGTAACCCAACGACATCCAAGTTCTAGTTGTTCCGCTTGTCTAACTGAAAATGTGCAGGATTGATACTGCCCTTTGCTCTGGAAAGGCATCAGAACCGAAGCCCAACAACAAATTTGGCGGTCTGGGATTCAAAAATCCCGCTGCCATCCCTCATGCAACTATGAAAATCAAATCCTGGATTGAAGGCATTGGCAAATCATCTGGCTCCACCGACATGCTGTCTACATTTGACAAACCCATTGATGGTTCCATTGGAGGCATTGGGACAAAAATGGAGTCTATGTTGAGTGCAAAGCGACAGGTACCTTTGTTTGAATTCCAGGGTCTTAATACAGTCCAGACAAATCAGCTTGAATCATGGACAAACAAGGTTGACGCCACTATTCAAGATATCCACAAGAAGCACAAGGATGCGCCTTAAGTGAAGAAGGCGACACGATGTCAGGGACTGTACTATTTGATGACTTGGGCTTGTTTTTGTATCTGCTGTTGGGACAGATTGTAGCATCTACCTGGGCCTTATTAGTCGGAACGACGCTAGTGCACACATGTTCATGGAGTTACCTGATCGGGCATCCGTCATTTCATTATTCAATGAAGTTACTTCCAGCTTAAAGTTGTTGCCAGTTTGTTAAACCATTTAATGTTATTGCAGGCATCTTGGTGACCCTGGGGGTTTGAATCAGATCACGTATCTGGTTTTGGTGATGCTGATGCTGGCTACTTGCATGCATTGAGTGGCCAGTGTGTTTAGGGGCGGTATGAGCATCATTGCCTTAAGAATGGACGTGGGAGCGTTCGGTACTAGGTTGACTTGTCCAGTTGCTGGTTGCTCATTACATCCCAAATCATCCACAAGTTCTGAGACGACCGTCCGGCATAGGATGAGCACAGTCATAGTTTTTTCTCAAGGTGTGACTGAGCGAACTAGAATCCTCGAAAACTGGACTGCTGCAATTGTGATAATATAAAAATTAGTATCAATAAAACAAGGCCTACGGAGAGCCGctacatcagtcctcattcaaatgcagactgggaagattgcgctggccagttatcttggtacctttaaggctatggaatcgactgaatgctcttaCAGACGCGGCCCCCAGGATAGACGCcacgttctcctccactgtacgaATTAGGCAggaccccggatgcgccatcttacagagggatcaaggcgggagctggattaccgggcctacctaacacggccagactggtaccgaaggcagtgcgtttcatgcttgagacaggtctcctaggccagtttcagactctaccaaccacataccgagtcacagcAACAGACATGAAACAACCGGCAGTATAGCACAGTCAAGGTTTAatgcttgcagaagtagggaaggaaacgagacaatatccaacaagcccatggaccttcgtgACCacgggaacagcagtacggaaccagcagcacgggatatacaacatgcggaataagATATCAGAATATGTGTATagaggcgacgatgtacatagcgactaccattacgggGCTGACAGaagcgtgtatgaacaataataagaataataataataataataataataataataatgtcTCACGTGGCTCTCAACAGTTTCGTCTGTTCTAGCTAAGTtgatagaagcagcaaatacAGCACCACAGTGAATCCTAGGAGCGACGCCTGCTCTCCCAAAAAGATTTGTCCGGTTTGCTCACGAACCATTTCCCCAAGTGACAGCGGAGGGCTGAAGTTCATCAAACACACAAACtaaaaagaaagggaagacCGTTCTCTTGTTGAACCATGGTGCGCAATTGCTAATCATACGCCAAAAAATGCCATTCCGAGATCGCCCAACCAAATTGGACCGTCTTTCGTAATGTAAAGTGTCTGGTTTTGGCTTGAAATGCTGTATCCACTCCAACGTGACAAATATGGACGAACCCAGCTGACTTTGACGTTGCTGAATCGATATTTGTCAACGAGGGGCGTTTCCAGTAGGAATATCAGGGCTATTGAGGGCACAACGAAGCGGATTGCTAATGTATGCCATACTATCAAACGATGACTTTTTCCAGGTACTGTTTGGTATATGGAGGATATTTAATGACATTGTTGGCTAAAATATTGTTGGAATCGTCATTGGGTGGAGCTCTGTAGAAGGtaggaaagagaaagattgGGAGATGTAAGGATAATAGTAACATTGACTACCACATATTCCATTGACCTACAAGTGAATACAAAGAGCAAAATATAGATATAATACATTATCCATTGACACTGGCAATCTCTGtactaaaaaaaaaaaaaaactgcgCGAAAAAGTCAATTAATCTGTCATCAGACTTAAAAccaaaagaagcagaaagaaaacaTTGATCTATCTGTA
This region of Aspergillus chevalieri M1 DNA, chromosome 4, nearly complete sequence genomic DNA includes:
- a CDS encoding uncharacterized protein (COG:S;~EggNog:ENOG410PSTF); its protein translation is MSKFLDSGFEAAVEVIDISHASIDGAAIADFLKNTPRLRILTYSHKAGRNVGFQDWDLCQFIMAIENEVGGHLEELSIRIGELHGSIVPGKVSICGFQNLQKLEPMCNLTSAASASHELLLSDLIPASVSKLSLVSHGKSHHEKALDALFCDLAARKDDQVPALEKIYLSYPRDADSLYKEQCEKLAAETEKAGVLLHLKS
- a CDS encoding uncharacterized protein (COG:S;~EggNog:ENOG410PYKK), whose translation is MALEGLYEIMKGHATGTRDLHILDGMPNGKNYFTLVTKEFFQSNPNCIGKDDATDDVLAFTSLVLSYAKAVSDDLKADKSPKLRTAFMPRTDFNTFFKQVESKLPGNDLSLSSTFSPATRQTTKARFRKIDTALCSGKASEPKPNNKFGGLGFKNPAAIPHATMKIKSWIEGIGKSSGSTDMLSTFDKPIDGSIGGIGTKMESMLSAKRQVPLFEFQGLNTVQTNQLESWTNKVDATIQDIHKKHKDAP